The following DNA comes from bacterium.
AATCAGCCGTCACCAGTGCAATTACTGGAATAGCCATTGTTTTTATTGCTTGGCTTGTTATCGCGGTAATTTTGCAAGGAATGGGATACGCTAATATGGCTACATGGAATCAGGTGAATTGTAATATGCCAAGCGCAACCGTAACTTGTGTTTGCGGTGATGGTATTTGGGATCCGGAATTGGGAGAAAGTTGTGATGGATTGAGCGGGGTAGCTCGCTCGCCGGAAGAAAGTTCCCCTTCTCACCAATATGCTTGTACCGCTAGCTGTACTCCTACTGGCGGATATGCCGGGGATGGCATAGTGAACGGACCGGAAATTTGCGATCAAAATAGTCCTATTACAAATGATTGTTCAGGTATATATACGACAGGGCTTCCGGCATGGTGTACGGGTGTACCGGTTGCGGGGACGCAAACCTGCAACAGCACTAGCACGGATTGGGGCGCTTGTACTGTTTCAGAACCGCTTCCTGTAGGTAGTTCTTCTACCGCGTGCTCCAGCACAAGTCCGCAAATGAATGATTACGCTTGTTGCGAGCTAGTAAGTTGCACGAAAGACGGATGTGATTGCTGCGGGAGACCTGCGGGCGCCGCAATACCAGGCGGTTATACAAATGTTCAAAGCTTAAGTCCGTGCGGAACCAGCAATAATAGTTGCAGGTTGAATCAAAGCATTGCTATCCCTAGAAACTGGACGATAACCACAAATCATACAACAGCCGCTTTTAGATGTTGGGAATAAAATAAACCCAGGTTTATGTTTAATAAAACAATAAAAATTATTATAGGAATTATAATATTGGCTTTAGTAGCTTTTGCAATTTTTTTATTTAAAGATACCGAAAACAACAACGGGAACGGGGGGTCAGAAAATATTGTAAATAGATTGCCGGAAAGTGAAAATATTGCCAGTATTTTAGAGGAGTTAAAAAATAATCATCCGGAATTTAGCGCTTCGCAATTAGAATTTTATCGCGAAACAGCAAAGAGCGATAAAGAAATTATTAAACTATGTAAGGGGAGAGGCGATGAAAATGATTGTATCGCTTCGGTAGCTTTTATTAAAGGTGAAAGCGCCGTTTGCGGCGAAATTGAAAATTCAAAAATACGAATTGAATGCGCGAATGCAATCTTGCAAAGATTGGGCGTGGAAAAGATTGATAAATGTTGGTCTTTTGACGGCTATGATCTTATGCACTGTTTGAGGAACATTTTTGTAATGTATGATAAGCCGGAAGATTGTTTAAATTTAAAATCTGAAAAAACGCAGCAAGTGTGCGAAAGCGTTTTTTATTACGAGATAGCTTTTATACAACATGACGGGGAATTGTGTAAAAAGATTACAAACGAGAAATTAAATCAATATTGCTTTGAAAATGCAGGCGGTAAATTTCCGGATAGCGATAACGATGGATTAACTGATTATGAAGAAATAAATAAATATCATACCGATCCAGCTAATCCCGATACAGACGGCGATGGCTATACCGACGGCGACGAAGTTAAAAATGGTTTTAATCCATTAGGGGAAGGCAAATTAAAATTCTAATTTGTAGTTGGTAGGAAAATTTTGTTCCTGCTACTCACTACAACCTACTCACTACTTACTATGCCTACTTTATACAATCAAGCTGATAAAAATATACGAAACTCTTATCTGTTAATTACAGCTTTTTTGATATTCGCGATAGGAGTGGGCTGGGTTTTCAGCCGGGCAATGGATAGCCCCGGCATTTTGGTTTTTGCCGTGATATTCAGCATGATAATGAGTATCAGCAGCTATTGGTTTTCCGATAAAATTGTTTTGGCCATGAGCGGGGCCAAAGAAATTGATCACGACAGCAATCGCGAGCTTTATCATATCGTGGAAAATCTTTGCATTACGGCCGGACTTCCTGTGCCGAAAATTTATATTATTGACGACACGGCGCCGAACGCGTTTGCCACCGGCCGCGATCCCCAGCATGCAGTCATCGCGGTAACAACAGGAATTTTGCAGAAACTCGAAAAATCCGAACTGGAAGGAGTATTGGCTCACGAATTAAGCCATGTAGGAAACCGCGATATTTTATTTTCCACGATCGTGGTGATTTTGGTGGGTTTTATTACTTTGCTGGCTGATATGTTTTGGCGATCGTCTTTATTCGGAGGCGGGCGCAGAAACAGGGAAGGCGGCGGGGCGATTATGATTATCGCGCTTGTTTTGACAATTTTGGCGCCGATCGTGGCGACTTTGATTCAGTTGGCGATTTCCCGGAAGCGCGAGTTTTTGGCTGATGCCAGTGCCGCGCTTTTGACACGACATCCCGAAGGATTGGCCAGAGCGCTCGAAAAAATCTCCGGCGACACTGAACCGCTGGAAGTGGCGAACAAAGCCACGGCGCATATGTATATCGTGAATCCTCTGAAAGGCAACGGTAGCGGCCGGAGCTGGTTTGCCAATATGTTTTCCACTCATCCGGCCGTAGAGGAGCGAATTGCGGCGCTGAGAGGATTGGAAATAAAATAATTTATTAATTTTTTAAATACAAAAATATGAAAATAATAGAGAATATCAAATCCAGTATTTACAACTCCGCCTATTACAGCGAAATTTTGAATAAGCCGTTTTCTTATTCACTAAAATATTTTTTATCCTTGATATGCTTGATCGCCTTGGTTTCCACTATTATTTTTACTTTTTCAACATTGCCGAAAATCAATAAAGTCTTCGACGAGATCGGTTCCAATGTTTTAAATTATTATCCTGAAGAATTGGAAATAACCGTAAAAAATGGAATAATTTCAACTAATGTTTCGGAGCCGTACTTTATAAAAGCGCCGGCCGAGTTTAAAAATGACAGCAAAAGATCGGACAATAAAACAATAAAAGATGAAATTGATAATTTATTGGTTATTGATACCCAGTCGCCTTTGAACCTGGACGCGTTTAAAGATTATAAAACCTTTGTTCTTATAAGCCGCGACAGTATTGCTTATCGCGACTCGAACGAAGCTATTAAGATCCAATTTTTAAATCAAGAGTTCAATGGAGTTATTACCAAAACGAAAATTTCCTCGGCGCTGAACAAAATTATGCCATATTTAAAAGTTATACCGCTTGTTTTGGTGCCGCTGGTTTTTGTCGGATCAATTTTAGGCGCTACTATTAAATATCTTATTTATTTGATCTTTGGCGCGCTTGTTATCTGGATTATGGCTAAAGCGATGAAAAGGAATTTGAGATTTGGTAAAAGCTATCAGATCGGTATTCACGCGATAACGCTCGGAGTGATCTTGGAAGCGACAGTTTTCCGATTTTATCCGAATTTGGAATTTCCTTTATTTTTTACGCTTTTAATGTTTGCGATCGTCTGGATAAATCTTAAATTTTTGCCTAGTGTAAGCATTCCCATACCGACATTGAAAAAAGATTAACTTAAAGCGTTAAT
Coding sequences within:
- a CDS encoding M48 family metallopeptidase, with product MPTLYNQADKNIRNSYLLITAFLIFAIGVGWVFSRAMDSPGILVFAVIFSMIMSISSYWFSDKIVLAMSGAKEIDHDSNRELYHIVENLCITAGLPVPKIYIIDDTAPNAFATGRDPQHAVIAVTTGILQKLEKSELEGVLAHELSHVGNRDILFSTIVVILVGFITLLADMFWRSSLFGGGRRNREGGGAIMIIALVLTILAPIVATLIQLAISRKREFLADASAALLTRHPEGLARALEKISGDTEPLEVANKATAHMYIVNPLKGNGSGRSWFANMFSTHPAVEERIAALRGLEIK
- a CDS encoding DUF1189 family protein → MKIIENIKSSIYNSAYYSEILNKPFSYSLKYFLSLICLIALVSTIIFTFSTLPKINKVFDEIGSNVLNYYPEELEITVKNGIISTNVSEPYFIKAPAEFKNDSKRSDNKTIKDEIDNLLVIDTQSPLNLDAFKDYKTFVLISRDSIAYRDSNEAIKIQFLNQEFNGVITKTKISSALNKIMPYLKVIPLVLVPLVFVGSILGATIKYLIYLIFGALVIWIMAKAMKRNLRFGKSYQIGIHAITLGVILEATVFRFYPNLEFPLFFTLLMFAIVWINLKFLPSVSIPIPTLKKD